Part of the Polaribacter sp. Hel1_33_78 genome is shown below.
ATGTGTTTGTCATTTGCAAAGACTACAGTTTCTTCATTTACAGATGAAATTCCATTATAAATTGCTTTCTTATCATTCATTCTGAACAAGTCTGCAAGTTCTTTATCCACAAAGTCATAATCTGTTTTTCCAACAATATCCTGTTCTTTTGCACCAAATAAATCTTCGAAGCGATTATTTACAAATAAATATCTTCCGTCTTCTGATTTTAACCAAATTAAATCTGGTATGGTATTCATTAGAGTACGAAGATTGATTTCACTTTTTTCAAGTATTTCTTTAGCAGAGGTTAATTTTTTATTAGAATTATGAAGCTCTTTGTTTAGTTCATGAAACGCTTTATTTGATGCTTTTAATTCTTTTGCACTTCTAAGAAGGGCAATGTTTTGATTTTCAACTTCTTGCTGAGCAATTTTATGTTGATGAATGTCTTTACATACTTTAACAATTTCTATTACTTCTCCTTTAGCATTTTTAAAAGGGTAGATGTATTCTGAAAACCATTTTCTTTCTCCTAACCAATCTAATAAAACTTCTATAGTTACACTTTCGCCAGTTTTATTTACTTTTTTAAATGCAGACATAATTCTTTTGGAAACATCTTTATTGAAAATATCTTCGGGCATTTTACCAACAATTTCTTTAGGTGAAATTGCATAGCATGTTGGGCCATTATAATAAAGGTATTTACCATCAGGTTGGTGTACTGTAAACATATCATCAGATACTTTTGAAAGCATATTGAAACGGTCGTTACTTTGTAGTATTTCGTTTTCTGATTTTAACTTAATAATTTCTTTTTCTAAATCTTGATATGTTGGCTTTTTATTTGACATACATTTAATAATAGACTGTATCTAGTTCTTTTAGTTATTGTAATAAAGGCGACTTTTGTCTTAAATAATTATACTTAAAAGTTATTTGTAATAACAGTCTTTAAAGTTAATCTTTTAAATTTAAAGTATGTTATTCCTTGAATTACAAAAAGTTGATTGAATATTTAAGTTATATTTTTAAATAAAAATATGACCAACAAATTAAGTTTTTTCCAAAGACATTCAACTAAGCAAAATGCTTAGTTGAATGTCTTTGGAATTACAGTAACTTTTTTTAAAATAATTTAGATAAGATCAAACTATTTTTAACTATTTAAGTTATTGATAATATAAATTTTATATCCTTAATCGATGAAGATGTTTTTAATATAACGTTAACACTTAATAGATGTATGATTATTTTACAAAAAAAAAACCAACTCTTTTTGAGTTGGTTTTAAATTGGTTAAAAAGTGCTAAAATTATTTAGAAGCATCTTGCTCTAACAAATCAAAGAATTGATTTAATTTAGGCATGATGATAATTTTTGTTCTTCTATTTTTTGATTTATTTTCAGCAGTATCATTTGGTGCTAAAGGGATATATTGACTTCTACCAGCAGCAATTAATCTTTCTGGTTTTACACCATATTTGTATTGCAGAATTCTAGTAATAGAAGTTGCTCTTAAAGCAGATAAATCCCAATTGTCTTGTAGGATATTTCTTTTAATAGGAGTAGAGTCCGTATGTCCTTCTATCATCACTTCCATCTTAGGTTGATTGTTAATTACTTTAGCAATTTTTTCTAAAACAGTGTAAGCCTTGTCTGTTACATTATAGCTTCCGCTTTTAAATAATAATTTGTCAGAAATAGAGATAAATACAACAGTCTTTTCAACATTTACTTCAATATCCTTATCCTGTATGCCGTCTGTTAAATTTTTAGTTAAATGAAATTTAATAGCAAGATTTAAAGAATCTTTTTTAGTCATCGCTTCTCTAACACCATTTATATATTTATCTTTTTCACTTAATTGAGAAATTACATTCTTAATATTATCAGAAGAAGATTGTGTTAAAACTGTTAAATTTTCAACTTGCTTTAAAGCAGTCTTTTTATCTTCTTTTAAGTATTTAACTTGCTCTGCAAGAGCAAATACTTTAGAAGATTCTTTCTCATTTTTAATTAAACACTTTTGTAAATTAGCTTTTACATCTACCAATTCTGTTTTTGTTTGATCGTGTTTTGATTGTAAATTAACAAATTCTTTTTTTGAAACACAAGAACTTATAATTACAGCCGTTACTAATAATATTACTATTTTTTTCATTGTATACAAATTAAATTGAGTAGACAAATTTAACAAATAGAATACATAAAAAGTATGATTAACAAGATTTTGTGAAAAATTTATGTACTATTTTTGTAAAAAAAAACTTCAATTCATGAAACTCCAGAATATTATTACTTTTATTACAGTTTTGGTAATGTTATTGGCCTGCACTCAGGAAAAGAAGAATAGAGATTACACTTTAGAAGGGCCTATTTTTGGTACATCGTATAAAATCAAATATTATAATACGAATATTAACTTTCAAAAATCTTTAGATAGTTTGTTTTTATTGGTGAATACATCTACATCAACTTATAGTTCTGAATCGGATATTTCTAAAATAAATAATGGAGATTCAACAATTATTGTAGATGCAATCTTTTCTGAAGTATTTGAAAAATCGAAGAGAATTTATAAAGAAACTGATGGCTTTTTTGATCCAACTGTAGGGAACTTAGTAAATGCTTATGGCTTTGGACCTAAAAATGAGAAAAGAGACCTTACAGATGCAGAAATAAAAGAGCAAATGAAGTTTGTAGGTCTAGAGAAAATAACTTTAAAAAATAGTAAAGTTTTAAAGGAAGATCCAAAGGTATATCTAGATTTTAATTCAATAGCCAAAGGTTTTGCCATTGATGTTATTGCTCGTTTTTTTGATCAAAAAAAAATAGAAAATTATTTAATTGAAATAGGTGGAGAAATACGAGCAAAAGGTTTTAAAAAAAATAATAAACCTTGGCTAATTAGAATAGTTAATCCTGTAAACTCTTATGATAATAATGGGTTTAAAACTATTAATCTCTCAAATAAGGCCATGGCTACTTCAGGTAATTATAGAAAATTTAGAATTTCTAGTGAAGGAAAAAAATATGTGCACACTATAAATCCAAAGACGGGCTATGCAACAGAAAGTAATTTGTTAAGTGCCTCGGTAATATCGAATAAAGATTGTGCAGATTTAGATGCCTACGCTACAGCATTTATGGCAATGGGTTTAGAAAAAACTAAAGAGTTTTTAATTAAAAATCCAAGTATAAAAGTAATATTATTATTTTCTTCTAAAAGCGGAATTATTGAAGAATATGCAACATATAATTACAATTAGGGATTCATTTTACTGTAGTAATTTCTTTTCTATATGATGTTGATGAGAGATTAATACACACACACAATTTCGAATTTTAAATTACAGTTTTGTTTACAATAATCAATTACTCTTTATAGCATACAGGAAGAATTTCATTTTTCATTAAGCAAAATCGTTCTAGTTTTTCTGTAGTAATTTTTTTTGTGTAATCAATTTCATCCACTTTAAAACCTACTGAACGCAGTTTGTTAAAATAATCTTTACCATAAACTCGCACATGATCATATTGACCAAATATTTCAGTACGTTCTTTTTTGTCGATAATTGAATTATCTTCAAAAGTTTTCTCTCTTGACATATCTTGCGGAATTTGAAAAATTCCAAAACCGCCTTTTTTCATGACCCTAAACAATTCTTGCATGGCCTTTTTATCATCTGTAATGTGTTCTAAAACATGATTGCAAAAAACGACATCAAAGGAATTATCTTTAAATGGTAAATCACAAATATCGGCTTTTACATCAGCGATTGGAGACTCTAAATCAGAGGTTGTATACGTTAAATTTTGTTGTTTTTTAAAAATGTCTAGAAAACATTGTTCAGGTGCAATATGTAAAACTTTTAGCTTAGTTTTTGAGGTAAAAAAGGTGGTGTCATTTTTTAAAAAAAGCCACATTAACCGATGTCTTTCTAATGATAAGGTAGATGGGGAGAGAGCGTTTTTACGCTGTTTACCATAGCCATAGGGTAAAAATTTACGAAAACTTTTTTCATCTATAGGATCTGTGTATGTATTACCTTTTAACCAAAAAGCAATTAGTGGTCTAACGGTATAACTAACTTTTATTAGCCAAGGTCTTGGTATTGTGTTTAATATGGATTTGAATATTTTCATAGCTGTACACTAAATTTTCAAAGAGTTATTCCGCTGAGAATTTCTGTGTTTTATCTAGCTTCGAAATTCGTTCTCTACATCAGTTACAATTCCTAAAGCTTCATTTACATATTTAAAGGTTGATAGTAATTCTGGTTTACCATTAACAATAGCAACATCATGCTCAAAATGAGCAGACGGTTTGTTGTCTAAAGTTGTAATTGTCCATCCGTCAGAATGCTGCCTTATTTTATGAGTTCCCAAATTTGTCATGGGTTCAATGGCAACAACCATTCCCTCGGCAAATTTCTTTCCTCTTCCTCTTTTTCCGTAATTTGGCATTTCTGGATCTTCATGCATTTCGCGCCCCAAACCATGACCTACGAGTTCTCGAACAACACCATAACCATGCTTTTCAGTAAAATTTTGAATAGCAAAACCCACATCACCAACTCTATTACCAGCCTTAAATTCTCTGATGCCAACGTACAAACTTTCTTTAGTAACGTCTAGTAATTTTTTGATTTCATCGTCAATTTCACCAATAGCAAAAGTGTAGGCGTGGTCTCCATAAAAGCCATTTTTTAAAGCGCCACAATCTATAGAAATAATATCACCTTCTTGTAAAGGATTTTTATTCGGTATTCCATGCACAACTTGTGAGTTAGGACTCATACAAAGTGTATTTGGGAAATCGTATAAGCCTAAAAAACCAGGAATCGCTCCTTGTTCTCGAATAAAATCTTCAGCAAGTTTGTCTAAAAATAAAGTAGAAACACCCGGTTTTACCTCTTTTGCAAGCATCCCTAATGTTTTGGAAACTACTAAGGCACTTTCGCGCATAATTTCTATTTCTTCTATGGTTTTAATTTTAATCATTTTAAAAAATTGAACCGCAAAGTTACTATATTTATTAGGATTTATTATTTAATAAAGTATCACTACTTGCTTTTATCGTAAGAGTGTTTATAAGGTTGCCCTGAAACAATCTTTAAAATATCTTTTTCTATAGTTTCCCTCGGATACTCTACATAACGTCCAACTTCTTTACCTTCTTTATAAAAAATAAAAGTTGGTACTCTTATAATATTAAATCCTTCTTGAAGATTATTTGGTGTTTTTTTACTTCTATTTACAGTGATTAATTCAAAATTATTTTCATCAAAATCAGTTTGCTCTAAAATTTTATAAAAACGAGGAGTTTCTCTTTTGCTATCTCCACACCAAGTTCCCATAAAACCTTTTATTGTATAACCTTTTAAGGCATTTGTTAATTCGTTAATGGTTTTTTCATCCGGTGTGTACTCAAAGAATCTGCTGTTAAACCATTCTTTAAAAGAGGCATCTTGAAATGATTCTTTATTTGCAATGCCAATTAGATAACCATTTTTATCTTTTTTTGCTGTTATTTCTCTGGCAATTTTTTGAATCGGTTCTTTCTTTTCAACTAATTTTTTTTCTACTTTCTTACTTTCTTTGGATTGCGTTTCTATTATTTTTTTATTTGAACTACAGGCAAAAATAAAGGTGGTCAAGAAAATAAGTATACTATTTTTTATCATTATAAGAGTGATTTTTGAGTCATTTCTTTTGGTTGTTCAACACCCATTAATTCTAAAATTGTTGGAGCTATATCACCCAAGATACCGCTTTTTATTGATTTGATTTCTTCATCAATTAAAATAAAAGGAACAGGATTTGTGGTGTGTGCAGTATGTGGTGAACCGTCAGGATTCATCATGGTTTCACAGTTACCATGATCGGCAATTAATAAAATTGAATAGCCATTTGCTAAGCCTGTTTCTATGACTGCTTTTGCACATTCATCTACAGCTTCACAAGCTTTAATTGCTGCTTCCATAATTCCGGTATGGCCAACCATATCTCCATTTGCAAAGTTTAAACAAACAAAATCTGCTTCACCTTTTTCTAAATCTTTACAAAGTGCATCTTTCAATTCATAGGCAGACATTTCTGGTTTTAAATCATACGTGGCAACTTTTGGAGAGTTTCTTAAAATTCGAGATTCACCTTCAAAGGGTGCTTCTTGACCTCCAGAAAAGAAGAAAGTCACATGCGGATATTTTTCTGTTTCTGCAATTCTTATTTGTTTTTTGCCTGCCACAGATAAAACTTCACCTAACGTGTTTTTAATATTATCAGTATTATAAATAACATTAATTCCTTTAAAAGAGGCATCATATAAAGTCATTGTCGTGTAATACAAATTTAACTTCCTCATTCCAAATTCAGGAAAATCATTTTGAGATAAAGCATTTGTTAATTCTCTCCCTCTATCGGTTCTATAGTTGAAGAAAATAATGGCATCACCTTCTTTTATTTGTACTTTTGGAGATCCATCTTCATTGGTAAGAATAATCGGTTTATGAAATTCATCGGTTAAACCTTTTTCATAATTTTTGTTGATTGTCCCTAAAATATCTCTAGTTTTTAGACCGATAGCATTTACAATTCCATCATAGGCCGTTTTAACACGGTCCCATCTATTATCTCTATCCATTGCATAATAACGTCCAGTAACAGTTGCTAATTCGCCTGTACTTTCTTTCATGTATTCTTGCACTTCGTTGATGAAATAGGTGCCAGATTTTGGATCACAATCTCTACCATCTGTAAATGCATGCAAAAATATATTCTCAACTTCATTTTCTTTTGCAACGTCTAAAATTCCTTTTAAATGGTCAATGTGTGCGTGGATTCCTCCATTAGAAACTAATCCTAATAAATGAACATTTTTATTATTTTCTTTGGCATATTTAAAAGTATCAATTAATACTTTTTCTTGCCCTAATGTCTTTTCTTTTACAGCTTTGTTTATTCTAGCTAAATTTTGATATACAATTCTTCCAGCACCAAGGTTCATGTGTCCAACTTCAGAATTCCCCATTTGCCCTTCAGGTAAACCAACATGTTCTCCATCGGTTCTTAATTCAGCATTAGGGTACTTATTATATAAACCGTTTATAAAAGGTGTTTTAGCATTGTAAATAGCGGATACTTTTGGGTCTTGCGTAATACCCCATCCATCCAAAATCATTAGTATAACTTTCTTGTTCATTGTCTTAATTTAAACAGTAAAAATAAGAAAGATTTTAATGGTTTTATGAAATTTTCACGAAACCGATAACTTAAATTATTAGAATAATTGAATTCGTAAATCTGCCATCATTTTTTCTCTGTTTCTATTTATTCCCCTTTTGAAGTTTTTATTTATATTTTTAATATTTCAAAATTTATTTTAGTGTTTTCAATATTGATTTATAACTTCTTATCTTACTTTTAACAAGAAAAAAGGAGTGCGCTTATTACAAAATTCGTAATTTTACGGGGTAAATTTTATGAAATTTTGAATGAAAGCACATTTTGAAATGAACGAAGTAACTAAAAAGTTACCTAAACACTTGCATAAGTTTGTGGTTAAACAACCTTATGATGAATATACTGCTCAAAATCAGTCTGTTTGGAGATATGTTATGAGGATGAATATTGCTTATCTCAGTAAAGTTGCTCATAAATCTTATTTAACAGGACTTGAAAAAACGGGAATTTCTATTGAAAATATTCCTCGTATGGAGGGAATGAATAGAATTTTAAAAGGAATTGGTTGGTCGGCAGTCTCTGTAGATGGTTTTATTCCTCCAAATGCTTTTATGGAGTTTCAAGCATATAATGTTTTAGTTATTGCTTCAGATATGCGAACAATTAATCATATTGAATATACGCCTGCACCAGATATTATTCATGAAGCAGCAGGTCATGCACCTATCATTTCAAATCCAGAATATTCAGAATATTTAAGACGTTTTGGAGAAATTGGAAGTAAAGCAATCTCATCCTCTAAAGATTATGAAATGTATGAAGCTATTCGGCTTTTGTCCATTTTAAAAGAAGATCCAAATTCACTGCAAAATGAAATTGATGATGCTCAAGAAAAAGTTGAGTGGTTGCAAAATAATATGGGTGAATTGTCAGAAATGGCACAAATTAGAAATTTACATTGGTGGACTGTAGAATATGGTTTAATAGGTACTTTAGAAAATCCCAAGATTTATGGTGCAGGATTATTGTCTTCTATTGGAGAGAGTGATTGGTGTATGAATAAGGAGGTTAAAAAACTTTCTTATTCAATTGAAGCAGCAAACCTCAATTTTGATATTACAAAACCGCAACCTCAATTATTTGTAACCCCAGATTTTGCCTATTTAAGTTTAGTTTTAAATGAATTCGCCAATACAATGGCTTTAAGAACTGGAGGTTTAAAAGGTATTCAAAAGTTGATGCATTCAAAAAATTTAGGAACAATAGAATTAACAACTGGAATTCAAATTTCTGGAGTTTTTACAAAAGTAATTAAACATAAAAACAACAAAGTTGCCTATTTTCAAACAACAGGGGAAACCGCATTGGCCAATAGAGATAAAGAATTAATTGGTCATGGAATTACAAGCCATCCAGGAGGTTTTGGAAGTCCGGTTGGCAAATTAAAAGGAATTAATTTACCAATTGAAAATATGAGCCCTAGAGATTTAAAGGCTTACGGAATCTATGAGGGTGAAGTGATGACTTTAGAGTTTGAAAGTGGAGTTATTGTGAAAGGAAAAGCAATAACTGGAACAAGAGATTTAAGAGGTCGAATTTTAATCATCTCTTTAGATGAATGCACAGTAACTTATAAAGGTGAAATTCTATTTCAACCAGAATGGGGAATTTACGATATGGCAATAGGAAAAGAAGTTATTTCTGCTTATGCTGGTGCTGCTGACGTAGATTCATTTAAAGATAGTAGTAGGGTTTCTGAGGTTAAAACTCATAAAATTAATTACACAGAATCTGAAAAAGAATTATATTCTTTATACGACCAAGTAAAAAAAATGCGCGAAACAGGTTCTGCGTCAGAAGAAAAAATAACAGAAATATTTAATCAGTTAAAAACAAATTTTTCTCAAGATTGGTTATTGAATATAGAAATCTATGAACTAGCTTTGCAAAACAATTACAAATTAAAATCTTTAATCTTAGAAAGATTAGAGGAGTTAAAATGTAACAAAAGCTACACAAAACTAATTGAAAATGGATTAGTTTTGTGTAAAAATTAATAATAGAGCATGGGTTTATTTAACTTATTTAAAAGAAAAAACATGGGTCAAGAAATTAAAGAATATTTAGAAAAAGGAGCAGTCGTTTTAGACGTAAGAACAAAAGCAGAATGGGATGAAGGGCATGTAGAAGGTTCAAAACATATTGTTTTAACAATAATTCCTTTGGAAATTGAGCAAATAAAATCTTGGAATAAACCTGTGATTGCTGTTTGTAGAAGTGGTGCTAGAAGTGGTCAAGCAGCTCAGTTTTTAGCACAGAACGGAATTGATGTTATTAATGGAGGCCCTTGGCAAAATGTTGCTAACATTTAGAACGATAAAAATCTAAAGTATTAAAATACAATAACTAAATTTTCTAAAAGCTGGTATACAGAAATATCATTTAGTCAGAAAAAATCGTTGTGTAGCCTTGGAGATAAAATACTTTTTAGGACAAGGCAGATGAATTTGTAGAGATTTTTAAAACTAGAATTATTCTTTTATTATGAAAGTACTAGTATTATTAATTTTTAAAAGATAAACACCAGAAGTTAAAGATGCTGGTAGTTTTATTCGAGTTTCTTTTTTATGATCATTAAAGATTTTTTGAAAAGAAGATATTTCTCTTCCAGTGATATCGAATAGTTTAAAAGTATCTTCAAAATTAGTATTAGTTACATATAATCCTCTGTTTTTTACTGGATTTGGGAATACGCTGTTTAC
Proteins encoded:
- a CDS encoding OmpA family protein; translation: MKKIVILLVTAVIISSCVSKKEFVNLQSKHDQTKTELVDVKANLQKCLIKNEKESSKVFALAEQVKYLKEDKKTALKQVENLTVLTQSSSDNIKNVISQLSEKDKYINGVREAMTKKDSLNLAIKFHLTKNLTDGIQDKDIEVNVEKTVVFISISDKLLFKSGSYNVTDKAYTVLEKIAKVINNQPKMEVMIEGHTDSTPIKRNILQDNWDLSALRATSITRILQYKYGVKPERLIAAGRSQYIPLAPNDTAENKSKNRRTKIIIMPKLNQFFDLLEQDASK
- a CDS encoding FAD:protein FMN transferase, with the translated sequence MKLQNIITFITVLVMLLACTQEKKNRDYTLEGPIFGTSYKIKYYNTNINFQKSLDSLFLLVNTSTSTYSSESDISKINNGDSTIIVDAIFSEVFEKSKRIYKETDGFFDPTVGNLVNAYGFGPKNEKRDLTDAEIKEQMKFVGLEKITLKNSKVLKEDPKVYLDFNSIAKGFAIDVIARFFDQKKIENYLIEIGGEIRAKGFKKNNKPWLIRIVNPVNSYDNNGFKTINLSNKAMATSGNYRKFRISSEGKKYVHTINPKTGYATESNLLSASVISNKDCADLDAYATAFMAMGLEKTKEFLIKNPSIKVILLFSSKSGIIEEYATYNYN
- a CDS encoding class I SAM-dependent methyltransferase gives rise to the protein MKIFKSILNTIPRPWLIKVSYTVRPLIAFWLKGNTYTDPIDEKSFRKFLPYGYGKQRKNALSPSTLSLERHRLMWLFLKNDTTFFTSKTKLKVLHIAPEQCFLDIFKKQQNLTYTTSDLESPIADVKADICDLPFKDNSFDVVFCNHVLEHITDDKKAMQELFRVMKKGGFGIFQIPQDMSREKTFEDNSIIDKKERTEIFGQYDHVRVYGKDYFNKLRSVGFKVDEIDYTKKITTEKLERFCLMKNEILPVCYKE
- the map gene encoding type I methionyl aminopeptidase, giving the protein MIKIKTIEEIEIMRESALVVSKTLGMLAKEVKPGVSTLFLDKLAEDFIREQGAIPGFLGLYDFPNTLCMSPNSQVVHGIPNKNPLQEGDIISIDCGALKNGFYGDHAYTFAIGEIDDEIKKLLDVTKESLYVGIREFKAGNRVGDVGFAIQNFTEKHGYGVVRELVGHGLGREMHEDPEMPNYGKRGRGKKFAEGMVVAIEPMTNLGTHKIRQHSDGWTITTLDNKPSAHFEHDVAIVNGKPELLSTFKYVNEALGIVTDVENEFRS
- a CDS encoding thioredoxin family protein; translation: MIKNSILIFLTTFIFACSSNKKIIETQSKESKKVEKKLVEKKEPIQKIAREITAKKDKNGYLIGIANKESFQDASFKEWFNSRFFEYTPDEKTINELTNALKGYTIKGFMGTWCGDSKRETPRFYKILEQTDFDENNFELITVNRSKKTPNNLQEGFNIIRVPTFIFYKEGKEVGRYVEYPRETIEKDILKIVSGQPYKHSYDKSK
- the gpmI gene encoding 2,3-bisphosphoglycerate-independent phosphoglycerate mutase, which encodes MNKKVILMILDGWGITQDPKVSAIYNAKTPFINGLYNKYPNAELRTDGEHVGLPEGQMGNSEVGHMNLGAGRIVYQNLARINKAVKEKTLGQEKVLIDTFKYAKENNKNVHLLGLVSNGGIHAHIDHLKGILDVAKENEVENIFLHAFTDGRDCDPKSGTYFINEVQEYMKESTGELATVTGRYYAMDRDNRWDRVKTAYDGIVNAIGLKTRDILGTINKNYEKGLTDEFHKPIILTNEDGSPKVQIKEGDAIIFFNYRTDRGRELTNALSQNDFPEFGMRKLNLYYTTMTLYDASFKGINVIYNTDNIKNTLGEVLSVAGKKQIRIAETEKYPHVTFFFSGGQEAPFEGESRILRNSPKVATYDLKPEMSAYELKDALCKDLEKGEADFVCLNFANGDMVGHTGIMEAAIKACEAVDECAKAVIETGLANGYSILLIADHGNCETMMNPDGSPHTAHTTNPVPFILIDEEIKSIKSGILGDIAPTILELMGVEQPKEMTQKSLL
- a CDS encoding aromatic amino acid hydroxylase, with the translated sequence MKAHFEMNEVTKKLPKHLHKFVVKQPYDEYTAQNQSVWRYVMRMNIAYLSKVAHKSYLTGLEKTGISIENIPRMEGMNRILKGIGWSAVSVDGFIPPNAFMEFQAYNVLVIASDMRTINHIEYTPAPDIIHEAAGHAPIISNPEYSEYLRRFGEIGSKAISSSKDYEMYEAIRLLSILKEDPNSLQNEIDDAQEKVEWLQNNMGELSEMAQIRNLHWWTVEYGLIGTLENPKIYGAGLLSSIGESDWCMNKEVKKLSYSIEAANLNFDITKPQPQLFVTPDFAYLSLVLNEFANTMALRTGGLKGIQKLMHSKNLGTIELTTGIQISGVFTKVIKHKNNKVAYFQTTGETALANRDKELIGHGITSHPGGFGSPVGKLKGINLPIENMSPRDLKAYGIYEGEVMTLEFESGVIVKGKAITGTRDLRGRILIISLDECTVTYKGEILFQPEWGIYDMAIGKEVISAYAGAADVDSFKDSSRVSEVKTHKINYTESEKELYSLYDQVKKMRETGSASEEKITEIFNQLKTNFSQDWLLNIEIYELALQNNYKLKSLILERLEELKCNKSYTKLIENGLVLCKN
- a CDS encoding rhodanese-like domain-containing protein encodes the protein MGQEIKEYLEKGAVVLDVRTKAEWDEGHVEGSKHIVLTIIPLEIEQIKSWNKPVIAVCRSGARSGQAAQFLAQNGIDVINGGPWQNVANI